In a genomic window of Tursiops truncatus isolate mTurTru1 chromosome 7, mTurTru1.mat.Y, whole genome shotgun sequence:
- the MTX2 gene encoding metaxin-2 isoform X2: MCNLPVKVVCRANAEYMSPSGKVPFIHVGNQVVSELGPIVQFVKAKGHSLSDGLDEVQKAEMKAYMELVNNMLLTAELYLQWCDEATVGEITHARYGSPYPWPLNHILAYQKQWEVKRKMKAIGWGNKTLDQVLEDVDQCCQALSQRLGTQPYFFNKQPTELDALVFGHLYTILTTQLTNDELSEKVKNYSNLLAFCRRIEQHYFGKVSSSIRLS; encoded by the exons ATGTGTAATCTGCCCGTCAAAGTGGTTTGCAGGGCAAATGCAGAATATATGTCTCCATCTG GTAAAGTACCTTTTATTCACGTAGGAAATCAAGTAGTATCGGAACTTGGTCCAATAGTCCAATTCGTTAAAGCCAAG GGCCATTCTCTTAGTGATGGGCTGGATGAAGTccaaaaagcagaaatgaaagccTACATGGAATTAGTCAACAATATGCTGTTGACTGCAGAG ttgtATCTTCAGTGGTGTGATGAAGCTACTGTAGGGGAG ATCACTCATGCTAGGTATGGATCTCCTTACCCTTGGCCTCTGAATCATATTTTGGCCTATCAGAAACAGTGGGAAGTCAAACGTAAGATGAAAGCTATTGGATGGGGTAACAAGACTCTGGACCAG GTCTTAGAAGATGTAGACCAGTGCTGTCAAGCTCTTTCTCAAAGACTGGGAACACAACCGTATTTCTTCAATAAGCA GCCTACTGAACTAGATGCACTGGTATTTGGCCATCTGTACACCATTCTTACCACACAGTTGACCAATGATGAACTTTCTGAGAAGGTGAAAAACTATAGCAACCTCCTTGCTTTCTGTAGAAGAATCGAACAACACTATTTTGGTAAAGTCAGCTCATCCATCAGATTGTCTTAG